One segment of Ahaetulla prasina isolate Xishuangbanna chromosome 9, ASM2864084v1, whole genome shotgun sequence DNA contains the following:
- the ADRA1A gene encoding alpha-1A adrenergic receptor isoform X2 yields the protein MGLTSENISAPECFNCTQTVEQVNISKAILLGVIFGGLIVFGVLGNIVVILSVACHKHLQSVTHYYIINLAVADLLLTSTVLPFSAIFDILDYWAFGRIFCNLWAAVDVLCCTASIMSLCVISIDRYIGVSYPLRYPAIVTEKRGLLALLCVWALSLVISIGPLFGWRQPAPEDEKICQINTDPSYVLFSALGSFYLPLVIILVMYCRVYVVARRESKGLSCGLKTERSRSEEVTLRIHRKNNTEAAGATPTTKHKSNFSVRLLKFSREKKAAKSLGIVVGCFILCWLPFFLIMPIGFFCQLSEFPKISWEEVMTGRSWFFLS from the coding sequence ATGGGACTGACCTCTGAGAACATCTCTGCCCCCGAGTGCTTCAATTGCACCCAGACTGTGGAGCAAGTAAATATTTCCAAGGCCATATTATTAGGAGTCATCTTTGGAGGTCTGATTGTTTTTGGGGTCCTGGGCAACATTGTGGTTATCCTTTCAGTAGCCTGTCACAAGCATCTGCAGAGCGTAACCCATTACTACATTATCAACTTGGCTGTGGCTGATCTCCTCTTGACTTCTACTGTTCTCCCCTTTTCTGCTATTTTTGACATCCTGGACTACTGGGCTTTTGGGAGGATCTTCTGCAACCTCTGGGCAGCTGTTGATGTTCTGTGCTGCACAGCTTCCATCATGAGCCTCTGTGTCATCTCTATAGACCGATATATTGGAGTGAGCTACCCACTGAGATACCCAGCCATAGTGACCGAAAAAAGAGGTCTCTTGGCTCTGCTGTGTGTGTGGGCATTATCACTTGTGATATCCATCGGTCCTCTCTTTGGCTGGAGACAACCAGCTCCAGAAGATGAAAAAATCTGCCAGATCAACACTGACCCAAGTTATGTCTTGTTTTCTGCTCTTGGGTCCTTCTATCTCCCCCTGGTCATCATCCTGGTGATGTATTGCCGGGTATACGTGGTAGCCAGAAGGGAAAGCAAAGGATTGTCATGTGGCCTGAAGACTGAGAGGTCCCGTTCAGAAGAAGTGACCCTCCGTATCCACCGCAAGAACAACACTGAAGCTGCAGGAGCTACCCCTACCACCAAGCACAAGTCCAATTTTTCCGTAAGGCTTCTAAAGTTCTCTCGGGAGAAGAAAGCAGCCAAAAGCTTGGGAATAGTTGTGGGATGTTTCATCCTGTGttggcttcctttctttttaatcaTGCCAATTG